Proteins encoded together in one Falco peregrinus isolate bFalPer1 chromosome 2, bFalPer1.pri, whole genome shotgun sequence window:
- the TRMT10A gene encoding tRNA methyltransferase 10 homolog A isoform X2 translates to MTHLSRVKKQVGEPGQKLMSSEMPTGRPEVPMENAMSPDGPDVEGEVKSSDSPVGKQEAGSDKEECLEPVSKRQRKKLLKQKQWEEQKDLRRQKRKEKRQKRKLERQSKLDSNNEGNVRKRMRREVVPSTLRLIVDCSFDDLMVLKDVKKLHKQIQRCYAENRKAFHPVQFYLTSHGGQLKCNMNENDKGWVNWKDIQIRTEHYSELIKKEDLVYLTSDSPDVLSELDEKKAYVIGGLVDHNHHKGITYRKAVEQGIGHAQLPLGNFVKMNSRKVLAVNHVFEIILAYLEKKDWKDAFFSVLPQRKGAVALGEADDSSKRALSGKKDGDDDSDSD, encoded by the exons atGACACATTTATCACGTGTTAAGAAACAAGTTGGTGAACCTGGCCAAAAGCTCATGTCATCAGAAATGCCAACAGGAAGGCCAGAGGTGCCAATGGAAAATGCCATGTCCCCTGACGGTCCTGATGTGGAAGGAGAGGTGAAGTCAAGTGACAGTCCAGTAGGGAAACAGGAGGCAGGCTCAGACAAGGAAGAATGCCTTGAGCCCGTGTCCAAGAGGCAAAGGAAGAAGCTTCTGAAGCAGAAACAgtgggaagaacagaaagatcTACGGAG gCAGAAACGAAAAGAAAAACGCCAGAAGAGAAAACTAGAACGTCAGTCAAAATTGGACTCCAATAATGAAGGGAATGTCAGAAAGCGTATGCGAAGGGAAGTTGTTCCTAGTACACTTCGCCTCATTGTGGACTGTAGCTTTGACGATCTGATGGTGCTGAAG GATGTTAAGAAGCTTCACAAGCAAATTCAGAGATGTTATGCAGAAAATCGCAAAGCATTCCATCCTGTGCAG TTTTATTTGACCAGCCACGGGGGACAGTTGAAGTGCAACATGAATGAAAATGACAAAGGATGGGTGAACTGGAAG GATATCCAAATTAGAACAGAGCACTACAGTGAGCTAATAAAGAAAGAAGACCTAGTATATCTTACCTCAGATTCCCCAGATGTTCTCAGTGAGCTCGATGAGAAGAAAGCCTATGTGATTGGAGGACTGGTGGATCACAATCACCACAAG GGAATTACTTACAGAAAAGCTGTAGAGCAGGGAATTGGTCACGCGCAGCTCCCGCTTGGGAATTTTGTCAAGATGAACAGTCGGAAAGTGTTAGCTGTCAATCATG TGTTTGAGATCATCCTGGCGTACCTGGAGAAGAAAGACTGGAAGGACGCCTTCTTCAGTGTCTTGCCACAGCGGAAAGGGGCTGTTGCATTGGGAGAGGCCGATGATTCGTCCAAGCGTGCtctgtctggaaaaaaagatggagacGATGACTCGGACAGCGACTAG